TATCGCGCGGGCGAAATCTTCCGCCAGCCCCTGCTGGCCGAGAGCCTGCGCAAGGTGGCGCGCGGCGGGGCGGACGAATTCTACAAGGGCGAACTGGCGCGCCAGATCGTGGCCGGCGTCCAGGCCGGCGGCGGCGTCATCACGATGGCCGACATGGCCGCCTATCGCGCCGACGTGTCGGAGCCGATCTGGGGCAGCTATCGCGACCACCGCATCGCCTATATGCCGCCCACGGCCTCGGGGGTCAGCGTCGCCCAGGCGCTGAACCTGCTGGAGCATTTCGACCTGCGCTCGATGGGCTGGGGCAGCGTCGACAGCCTGCACCTGATCTCCGAGGCGATGAAGATCACCTCTTCCGACCGTCGCCTCATCGGCGGGGCGCCGCAGTGGAACACCCCGGCCCACGGCCTGGCCAGCAAGGAATTCGCCGCCGAGCGGGTCAAGCTGATCTCGACCGACAAGACGCTGAAGGCCGCCGACATTCCCGAGGGCAATCCCTATCCGTATGAGAGCCAGGATACGACCCACTATTCGGTGGCCGACGCCTACGGCAATGCGGTGTCGAACACCTACACCCTGTCCAACTCCTATGGCGCGCACGTGGCCCCGGCGGGGACGGGCATCCTGCTGAACAACCACCTGGACAACTTCTCCTGGGGCACGCGCGGCGAGCCGAACTCGCCGGCGCCGGGCAAGCGCCTGGGCTCGACCATCACGCCGATGATCGTGTTCGAGGACGAAAAGCCCTGGCTGGTCACCGGCACGCCGGGCGGCGGCTACATCATCGCCACCATGGTGCAGCTGATCTCCAACGTCATCGATCACCGGCTGAACGTGGCCGAGGCCGCCATGCGTCCGCGCCTGAACCAGGGCGGCGGCGACAGCCCGCTGGAGCTGGAGGGCGGCTTCTCGCCCGACGTGGAGCGCCTGCTGCGCGAGCGCGGCCATACGGTGCGTCCGTCCATGACCATGGGCAGCACCCAGTCCATCATGGTCGAGGGCGATCGATTCCTGGGCGCGGCCGACACCCGTCGCCCGGACGCCCTGGCTCTGGGAGTGCGCTGAGCGGCCGCTTGCCGTTCCGGACGTTCAGTGATCTGAACGTCCGCTGTTGATTCAGTCGGAGGGGGAAGCCGATGTTGCGCAAGGTTCTGCTGGCGGGCGCCGCCGGCTTGGTGTTGGCCGGGGCTGCGGTCCCGACGGCGGCGCAGACGGCGCCCGCTTCGGCTGCCGCGTCGGCCGCCTGGCAGGACGGGCTGTTCGGGGTTCGCCAGGACAGCCGCAAGGGCAAGATTTCGGTGCGCCTGCCCGCGCCGGGGGCGGACGGCGTCCTGGGCCGATACCTCTATCAGCCGGGCCTGTCGGCGGGCCTGGGCATGGATGGGGCGGGGCTGGATCGCTCGGGCCTGGGGCAGGCGCAGATCGTGGTCTTCCGCAAGGTCGGGGACCGGGTCTTCGCCGCGTTCGAGAACACTCGCTTCCGCGCCGTGGACGCCGACCCGGACCAGGTGAACGCCGTCGCCGCCTCCTTCGTCTCGCCGGTCGTCTGGTCGGGCGAGGTGGCTGAGACCGGCGCCGACGGCTCGGTCACGGTCGATCTGTCGGGCTTTCTGGAACGGGATGCGATCAACGCCGTCGGGCGCCTGAAGCGGGCGAAGCTGGGGACCTTCAAGCCCGCCGCCAACCTCAGCTACGTCGACACGGCCGAGACCCTGGTCTTCCCCGACAACGTCGAGTTCCAGACGGTCCAGACCTTCACCAGCGACGAGCCGGGAGGCGAGCTGTCACGCGTCTCGCCCGAGACGCGCTCGGTCACCCTGGCGGTGCGCCATTCGTTCATCCGCCTGCCGGACGAGGGCTTCAAGCCTGTCCTGCACGACCCGCGTTCGGGCACCTCGGCCCAGGTGCTGGTGACCGACTTCGCCGCCGACCTGGACACGCCGGTGGTCAGCCGCCTGGCGCGCCGCTTCCGGCTGGAGAAGACCGACCCTTCGGCTGCCCGCTCGCCGGTGAAGACGCCGATCGTCTTCTACGTCGACCGCGCCGCCCCGCCCGCCATCCGCGAGGCCTTGATCGAGGGCGGCAATTGGTGGGCGCAAGCCTTTGAACAGGCGGGCTATCTGAACGCCTTCCGCGTCGAGCTCCTGCCCGAGGGGGCGCATCCGATGGATGCCCGCTACAACATCATCTCCTGGGTCCACCGCGAGACGCGCGGCTGGTCGACCGGCACCAGCGTTAACGATCCGCGCACCGGCGAGATCGTGCGCGGCGTGGTGCAACTGGGCTCGCTGCGCGACCGCCAGGACAAGATGATCATCGAGGGCCTGGTCGGCGCCGCCCGCGCCGGCACGGGCGGCGAGGACGACCCCGACCGTCTCGCCTATCACCGCCTGCGCCACCTGTCGGCGCACGAGATCGGCCACGCCCTGGGCATCTCCCACAATTTCGCCGCCTCGACCTATGAGGGGCGCGCCTCGGTCATGGACTATCCGGCGCCCTGGGTGATCGCGGACGGCGACCGTCTGGACTTCAGCCGCGCCTATACGACCGGCGTCGGGGCCTGGGACCGCTATGTCGTCGACTGGCTGTACGGCGATGCGCCGGGCCAGGACCCGGTCGCGCGTCGCGCGGCCCTGGCGGCCGAGGCGCAAGCCAAGGGCTATCGTTTCGTCTCGGACGGCGACACCCGGCCGCTGGGCAGCCTGCAGGCCTACGGCGCCATGTGGGACAACGGCGAGGATTCGACGGCGGAGTTCGCCAACACCCTGGCGGTGCGTCGCATCGCCCTGTCGCGCTTTGGCCTGGACAACCTGCCTGACGGGGCGGCTGCGGCGGACCTGCGCCGGGTGATCGTGCCCATCTACCTCTATCACCGCTATCAGACGACGGCGGTGGGGCGGCTGGTCGGCGGCGTGGACTACGCCTATGCGGTCAAGGGCGACGGGCACGAGCGCGCCGACCCTATCGCCGCCGAGCGCCAGCGTGGCGCGCTGGAGGCCCTGATGCGGGCCCTGTCGCCCGAGGTGCTGGACCTGCCCGACCGGGTCATCGACCTGCTGTCCTCGGTGCAGTCGGGCAGCGGCGACCGGCAGACCCAGATCGAACTGTTCGAGGGCAAGACCGACGCCGTCTTCGACCCGTCGTCGGCGGCCGCCTCAGCGACGGAGGTGGTGTTCGAGACCCTGCTGGCGCCCGAGCGCCTGAACCGCCTGGTCGAGCAGCAACGCCGCGATCCGGGGCAGCTGGGCCTGATCGAGACGCTGGACCGGGTGGCCGTGGTAGTGGGGCCGGGCGCCGCCCTGAACCCGCGTCAGGCCGAGTTGCGCCGCGTGGCCCGCGCCCGCTACGCCGCCCATCTGGCCGCCCTGATCCAGGGCAAGGACCTGTCCTCGACGGCGCAGGGCGCGGTGCGCGACAGCGCGCGGCGGTTCGGCGAGCAGTTGAAACGCTGCCGCGGCGACCGGCTGGAAACGGCGCAGTGCGCCTATCTGGCGGAAGCGTTGACGGGTCCGGTCGAGGGGTTGAAGGCGTTGAGCGAGACGCTGCCGGTGGCGCAACCGGTCCCGCCGGGCGCGCCTATCTGAACTCAACCCTCTCCCGGCGGGAGAGGGCTTGAGCCTCGGAGAGCCGGACGCGATCCGCGAAGGCGAGAGGGTGAGGGGCTTGTCCTGTCAGTCGGCGTCAGCCGTGGCGCGACATCTTTTACCGCGAACCCTCACCCTTTCGCGCAAGAACGCTCGCTGCGCTCTCGTGCGCTCAAGCCCTCTCCCAACAGGAGAGGGTCAGGACATCTCGCGCCATGTCTTGCCCGTCACGCCCTCATAGTTGGTCGCGTGATAGACGCCGCGCGCGATCGCTCGGGCCAGGACGTCGGCGGCGACATTGCCCAGCTGGGCGACCGCGATCTGGCGCATGGCCGGGTCCGCGATCACCTTCTTGCCGGTGGACAGGCTGAACAGGGTGTCGCCGTCGAAGGGCGCGTGGGCGGGGCGGATGGCGCGAGCCATGCCGTCCTGCGCCATGATGGCCACGCGCTGAAGCTCGACGCGGGTCAGGGCCACGTCGGTGGCGATGCAGGCGATGGTGGTGTTCTCGCGCGGCTGGGGCCGGAACTTGGACGGGCCCCAGTCCTCGGCCGAGGCGTGCAGGCCCGACGAACCCAGGCCGCCGAACTCGTCGCCGATCTCATAGGGGGCGGCCCAGAAGCTCTTGCCGCCCGGCGCCACGACCGAGCCGACGCTGTTGACCGCCACGATGGCGCCGACGGTCCAG
The nucleotide sequence above comes from Brevundimonas naejangsanensis. Encoded proteins:
- the ggt gene encoding gamma-glutamyltransferase, which translates into the protein MRFGLMRSATAVSAAALMLLAGPVLAQEAAVRPATGSGGDIVNYGQIHSPVVGRGGMVVSQSDPATRVGVEILRQGGNAVDSAIAVAFAEAVTLPRAGNIGGSGYMIIHMAATAQRPAQTIAINYYGTAPAATTPDLLLDDNGRFDRSKPSGFINVSVPGTVMGMWEAHQRFGSMPWADLLAPAVKLAEEGYVLSDGEADATAGRARVLATDPGAREAYLKADGTPYRAGEIFRQPLLAESLRKVARGGADEFYKGELARQIVAGVQAGGGVITMADMAAYRADVSEPIWGSYRDHRIAYMPPTASGVSVAQALNLLEHFDLRSMGWGSVDSLHLISEAMKITSSDRRLIGGAPQWNTPAHGLASKEFAAERVKLISTDKTLKAADIPEGNPYPYESQDTTHYSVADAYGNAVSNTYTLSNSYGAHVAPAGTGILLNNHLDNFSWGTRGEPNSPAPGKRLGSTITPMIVFEDEKPWLVTGTPGGGYIIATMVQLISNVIDHRLNVAEAAMRPRLNQGGGDSPLELEGGFSPDVERLLRERGHTVRPSMTMGSTQSIMVEGDRFLGAADTRRPDALALGVR
- a CDS encoding zinc-dependent metalloprotease, which encodes MLRKVLLAGAAGLVLAGAAVPTAAQTAPASAAASAAWQDGLFGVRQDSRKGKISVRLPAPGADGVLGRYLYQPGLSAGLGMDGAGLDRSGLGQAQIVVFRKVGDRVFAAFENTRFRAVDADPDQVNAVAASFVSPVVWSGEVAETGADGSVTVDLSGFLERDAINAVGRLKRAKLGTFKPAANLSYVDTAETLVFPDNVEFQTVQTFTSDEPGGELSRVSPETRSVTLAVRHSFIRLPDEGFKPVLHDPRSGTSAQVLVTDFAADLDTPVVSRLARRFRLEKTDPSAARSPVKTPIVFYVDRAAPPAIREALIEGGNWWAQAFEQAGYLNAFRVELLPEGAHPMDARYNIISWVHRETRGWSTGTSVNDPRTGEIVRGVVQLGSLRDRQDKMIIEGLVGAARAGTGGEDDPDRLAYHRLRHLSAHEIGHALGISHNFAASTYEGRASVMDYPAPWVIADGDRLDFSRAYTTGVGAWDRYVVDWLYGDAPGQDPVARRAALAAEAQAKGYRFVSDGDTRPLGSLQAYGAMWDNGEDSTAEFANTLAVRRIALSRFGLDNLPDGAAAADLRRVIVPIYLYHRYQTTAVGRLVGGVDYAYAVKGDGHERADPIAAERQRGALEALMRALSPEVLDLPDRVIDLLSSVQSGSGDRQTQIELFEGKTDAVFDPSSAAASATEVVFETLLAPERLNRLVEQQRRDPGQLGLIETLDRVAVVVGPGAALNPRQAELRRVARARYAAHLAALIQGKDLSSTAQGAVRDSARRFGEQLKRCRGDRLETAQCAYLAEALTGPVEGLKALSETLPVAQPVPPGAPI